The window agccaggtggactgtggtgagtacctaagggtatatgaggaaaggtctgACTGTTgttccactgcagggagtctgtatgcctggtgttgtgttggaaattaggataagcctttgtccattcaggaagtgaccctagtttgcaaagaggtcctgtgtgggctaagggcctgagttcttcctggcagaaggggtattgtctgtctgtgcgaaggtcagggcaaggcagtcatgttggcatcttttctcctctagctacaagctcagttcctgtcacggctcctcagccaaccccagagccagagccttctcccagggaaggggcagagccggagtccaggacatcaggggtctccactcagTACTCCCCACGGCCCAAATATACCAATCCGATGAGAGGCAGGTGTGTCATTCGCatctacctggaaaatgaaaggacaacacagtataggagcatcctggtgagtcttcgagcaggggagtctcctgggagcccacagtggggaagaccgagtccacagcaaacactttggactaggcctgtcttcttgaactggagcttctggaaggtcaggaaggagagcagaaagtgaggaagagagaggcgggagagcagcagcatgccaggtctgggtgcgagtgggcctgcgtgtttgggggtgtgcaggtcagaagtgcaggagtgagtgctgggttcagaggaggtcagagaaatatcgagggtacaggccatcctctactgaccttggtattgaggaggagtatattgaaccgtggtattgaggaggagtatattgaagcagaggagttggcagtcattttcttgtgtgtgggaggggatatgttgctggttgaagggaagggagccattgtagaatgattagggtgggtaggtgtgggtcacagagaactgggggccttggaggggcccattagtgtcctagtttgcatgtatgtgagtAGAGATTTAGCAGGtctctctgcaggatcttcctgggtgtggagtatccatcatgagactctggtgacCACCTCCAcgggagccatgttgaaccactgcacctgctgggtccaaaactcctgacaccccagcaagcactgacactctcgagcccagcagcttccatgcctatcattaaagagtccgtGTGTGTGTTGTGCCTGGGTGTCaagaccaaagcacctagggtttgtgccttgtccacacaaaaattcagctgcatcccagaccagagcagggatatggaagtccactggaccattcctcccatctgtGGGGACTAGAGTgtgccttttggtccttattcccttgtccctgtagggcatagcaggttgaagcaaactcttgtaccaagattggactagaggctcataggaagaccccacatgatcacatgaaggcctcaggtagcagggtatcaagatggtgcccttgtgttgagagctctcttgtctctgattgtcctcgagcactgtcctctgggtagctactcccaaattccctctctgatgagctttctccaaccctgctcaggtgacctcccAGGACAGGACTCCAGTCGTAATCCGCAAGGCCTTAGATGtacacttgctccagcagaaggatccaaaaaactatgagcttCTGCATATTGTCtggaaccatcagagtaagtggaaccatcagagggtagggagcagtgagtcacagtgggctcacgataactgggagacaaaacacagtgtgcattggcccaatgcccaggaagagtatggtgggacttgtgcacaaaacaaagtgtaatgatggggcatcaatctgcaggttcttcatgttccccaggggctgtggacctgcctatcgtgttctttccttggcctgaggaggcattgcaaagctattatccacaaagggccaagaagagaggcttctttgtcttgtgtcaaagaagacagacaaccacagggtgcctactttggcagcctttcctgacctagatgagtacatgagaaaagcagttcaatgaagaatcatttctggcttccaatctttttattcattgcaaactgagtccacttaggaccagaggccatttctagagagaagtgtgtagtagaatagaacccttcacagcttgtagactgttcttggagagagagagggagggagggagggagggagggagggagagagagagagagaaagagagagagagagagagagagagagagagagagagagagagaagaagaagaaggggaaggaggaggaggaggaggaggaggaggaggaggagaaggagaaggaggagtagaaaaatgaaaataagttgaaggagaagaccatgaataagaagttcaagatgactataagaagaagcatgaggagaagatgaagaagaacaagaacaagaaggagaaatacaaggtgaacaagaagtataacaatacattgattaaaaatgtgaatgagaattatactcatgagcaGGAAATGCAGTAGTGGGGaattcaagagaaatatattgctctggatggcacagccctgctgtggacatcctccacccatgctcaacacacctccaaaccatacccctccaattagtgtagccctgcatgagtggatgaatccactggcaaggtggaggcacccaccatcaaatgcttttccccaaacccacctgtgatcattgctgcagtggggagaaaaccttcaacacatgagtctttggtgaccaatccagatacaaagtctagctgtttctctttgttgggtccaacgtgaactaagagagtctggggtacaaggggctatttccttgaaaggtgttcctgtagtggacctcctgtgcatagagggtcctcagggaggaatcagtggggagtctttggtggaacagtagctggattcgggggctctcaggtctgtgtctgagacctgagctggcagaggctctcagttgtgggggatgttgggtagtgtattttttgagtgtcacctaccacgcctctgcccctgcctctccagagctgagggtcCCTGCTGATGCGAAAGTATATTACAGCCTGATTGGAGGAGTGCATTATgactttcttcttcgggaaacagatgccagcaagtcattgaaggtcaagccaaaggaggtaaacagtcaccttcttcactctttactcctagtgccactccacatcctccaaggggacaagaacctcaggttctggatggatgttgtagaatgcccacagagccaactgccaggctgggtggggtgcaggtgctgggctttgctgatgttgtcatcccccacagttcttggagccttctgtggcagtggcatccaggaccccagcagctgtgagcagcagctctgcagtggctgcaggatcattgccccaggccacccaaagcaatgagtgctgcatgagaaaagtcaccagtagcagctcctcactgcttcactccagcgagcaggtggaagacaaccGCTTTATTTatgtcctcctagagggacagagcgaGAGAGAgtcaaagcgcatcctggtaagcccgacagtagggctgcctcctgggtgtccacacagtggaaggcaggagacacagccaaccccggggctgtggtgggaaataaagaagagagaggtccatcttaagggcttgacctgaggagggagagcatcagcatgcccagctccagtggtgagTGGGTGTTGTAGTGTgggttttgcaggccagaagtgcagacggaagttctgtggacagatgaagtcagagatatgtccagggtgtaggctgcagtgcctagaacttggtattctcaatgagtgaggttggagcagaggaggtggcagtgacttgtcacatgtgtaggaggggatgtgttccttgtagcagggaagagaacctccttagcatgactaggtgtgggaatttggggtcgggatcacctggggggtcatgccaaagcttcggaatgttagcctttgcatgtatgtaaatgcggagctaaaggggttcttggcagaatttctctggatgtgcagtagacacgctaatgctgcaggtgtccagctgcagagaagacacgttcagtgactgccagtgctgagtcaagtacatcattacaaccagacccccaccgagcttccagaggccagggcctctcaaggctatcatgaagcactcaagtacacactcttgtatctgagtctgttttgtgtagtggcagtcaggaccaaaattttcagtgtgtCTGCCTCTTCCACACACAAAGGCAGGCTgcaccccagagcacacttggtgcacagatccctggcccattgctctcgtctcagtgagatgagagtgtgtctgtgcataggcagtttggtcctttgacctgagtggaatgtggctccccagggggaggggagatggcaggtacaggcagatatttgtaccaagattgttctagtagcacgttgcaagaacccaggggttATATGGAGGctacactcaggtagcaggataacaagattgtgcccttgtatatgtagctgagatttctcctgaatgtttgaccacagtcttctgggtagctcctctaaaagccattctctgatgacatttattccaccctgatccaggtgaccagTGTGGATACAGTGAAGAGCCTCATCCgaagggccttggaccaaaatttgttgcagcatgaggatgtggacaactttgagatgctgagaatgattcctctgcatgagagtaagtaggacaatcagacagtggggagacatgatccacagtgggctcaggataactcacagccaagagaaagtgggccttggccacaaagtaccaaagtgtggtgggcctggtgcaggagaccaagtgcagtgatgggcgtgtccaatgtGGAGGTGCTCAATGAGGCCCAAGGGGGCTGCTGAACCtccctaaatgtgttctcccctggacctggtctggcaatgtgaagctaatatccatgagggcaaggcagggagaggctcaatccatcatcagtttggtttatggctcactgataaggatgccttcaaatgaagaggaggagaacatgggtcctgattggatcagcattgctatggacagAAGCAacacaggtcccaatccatggccaggatatgagaagtcctgcctactcacaggaatgtcaggattgcagcaactggtaacaggactcagtgaagaggaagtcaaggctaggggacagcctgtttgggttcttttgggaacaattccaagtcctctgtgcctgggtgcccatctcctgaagatatcagaatggccaggttattattccttccagcaacaaagaagggctctgaagaacagaggccacaatgctgagctgtccacaattccagtgctctttcctttcttgtgagccagACACTCCTAGCCttcaccatcccagcctgtccacaatagaacccaccatctgtagggcacgtaagtgagttttccaattttcccacaCCACCTCATTtgggttggctctgtctcacacatgaggaagactgaggtgcaaggagctgggcaaggggcagtgtctgcgaatctcagggacttgggaggcagtgcaggaggATGAGGATTTCCaaacaacctcagaaacttagggagaccctgtacccaagtaaaaaggcctgggaatggtctcagtgcttaattgcctctggttttatccctagtacaaaaataagccagtcaataaGGAATTACCAAACTGAGAATCTACGaagatgatttcagaaacagactttcaacccaagcatcagttgagagcaggctccagaccaggggaggtttgtgtgtaacagacgtcaaaagggaggactacggggggcctggaacccactaggtgtgatggcatctatgccttatggcaggagggtggcagtgatgctggccctctcctagattttggaaaccttgttttcattggggaaactttatggaggtggaatctattttagcaatcctggtccagatgaggtgcggacttccacaggtagaagcctatccagaatacGGTGTCTGTTAggaagtctttcctgactgtgacaatgacaaagaaaggaagtcacttgtctttggtcttggtttcactcctggccattgattgagaactgatttcatcttggactactgaacagaggctgcatctgggcagaagagtgtgatagatttgaactcctcaggatgccccaccattgccagagatataaggagaaggaggaggagaaagaggacacaactgagtggggagaggatcacacgatgaagagcaggaggaagaagaagaaaaagaaggaagtgaacagaaggaagggtggagggagatacacaagaagaagaacaagaaggaaccatgtaagaacaagaaaaagacccagaaagaactacaagaagatgcaggacagaaagaagagccagaagtagaacaaaaaccagaataaaagtaccaagcagacagcacatgatgagaaacaaggggaaggagagcgaacctagaaaacaatagagttctccagggcaccaccctgctgaagtcctcccatgtccatgcccaacacacctctgatggataccacctcccctccacgtagtcatccatgagtggattcatccagggcaaggggatgaattcgcccaccatccaacgcttccctgaatgcccatgtgtgagcatggctgccctggggagaaaggcctaagcacaggagcctttgccaatcctgatgcagagcctagcagtgtccctttggcagatccaacctgcactgagaagttctgggcccaaggtgctgtttccattgcctggtgctcttttggtttagaatcctgtacatcatcttctccagggaagaatcactgagggagtctttggtggcactgtagctggataggagggctctcaattctggtgcaggctcgccctggcggagactctcaggggttgtgtgtgttttgtggtaaaatccttgagtgccatctaacaattctctccactttgctctgcagaaatcaaggccCCTGACCACTCACCCATGTATCAGTCTAGGACCCCGcggataaaatatttcatcgtgaggaaacgccgcgaggtcaagagaaaggaggtaaacacctaccttattcaagctgtacttgtgttgccgttccactcccacctggggaaataagaagcctcagcacctggacatatgtgctagaagcccatagagccaactgacaggctggggtggctttctgtttctgggtttgctgatgttccatcccccacagttctcagaatcaacctgcaagtcctccaggccgcattcccacaagcaggtgggagacacctgcttaattcgtgtccacttagaaatacaaagtccaaagatggccaagaaggtcctggtaagcctgggagcaggggtgtcccctggtgcttacacctgggtggggagcagacactggtccaataccatggactactcatgccctcttgaatttggagcttctggatgatcaggaggatagaggggaatcaagaagggagaggtcagtgtgaagggctggagctgagatgagggagagcagaagcttgtccaccaccatgtctgagggagtctgtgtgtcaggtggcagcatgcagtccagaagggcagaggcaggtataggtgacagatgagaacaggccaggacctagaTTGCAGGTTCCACTCTATGGGATGCTAAGgtctatggaggaggacagcagtgtgaggttctgcatgttccttgaacaaggagctgagagggtctctctgcagagtcagtatggatgtggagcaagcacactaaatgtccaggtaacccaatgaccacccttgctggatgaggtgccctcctacaccccagccagcactgagcctctggaggccaggagctctcgtggctatgtttcagcactcctgtgtgtggtcatgttcctgggtctgatttgggccctggcaatccagaccaaagcctgtaggttttgtgcctaggccattcccaatgccgcctgcatcctcgggcggACCTGGGATCTTGTAGGCTATTGTCCAATTCCtctcaacttgtgggatgagattgcatctgtatgcaggtagtggggtcctttcacttggagagaagtgcagctgcacaaagagcaatggcaggtccaggaagttatgtacaaggattgggctagtagcctatgggaagagcccacgaaatgagcaggaggtcagcttcaggtagtagggtcattgatgttgcccttgtatttagagtggaggtgcctccagaatgcccctgcccactgtccttgagtagtcacttcaaggcccatttcctgaaggcctgtctttcatgctgctccaggtgacctgccaagatcgggctcctgtcgtcatccgcagggccctcgacctacacttgcttactcaggagaagccggaggattatgatctgggccaaatcatctctcactgTCAGAGTAAGTGAGACAATcagatggcagagagcaagggtcaggatgtggactcaggtcaactcttagcaccaaagtgtagtctctgacccccaagaacactccaatagGTGTGTTGGgttcgtgcacaaagccaactgcacttctgctggtggaaggtctcgaggtccaatggtataccccagtgaatattgtggctccccaccaggtgcctcccCTGTACATGAACAGGTATCCAAAGCTGACAtctttgaggagtgaggaggaaagcctctttccaggagcagtatgctttcatggtctgggataggagtggtttcagaggaacatggaatgcatgggctaaagagggaactggcattttgtggactgaagcagtaggattgaaagccttctgtgtgaccagaaaacctcTGCCttggcagagcattgccaggattctagcaagcagtaacaggatgaaattgggaagaaaacacagcctgggagacagcttgaatcatctgtctttgcataaattccatggtcttctgtacctgagttcacttgccaaggagtgatcacaatagccaggttgtgatccctaactaaagtcagatgagggcttcctgagcacatagccacaaagctcatctgataataatgccagcactttttcgttggttggttggttggtttttgtgagccaaacaccacagcagccattatcccagcctatgtatgctgaagaccaccatccctatgagttctagaatcacttgtctcctatcttaacctactgttaggttagtagaatcaatggaagaggaagtctgtctggggccttggtagccttagaaattcatagcagagatcttcacatccaacccagaagggatggagaacaggctctaggttagaggagggtgacaggaaacacgtgttcagaggaaggagaagcgggCTGTTGTATTCTCCCActtggggtcatggcaccactgggccatacaccatgtcggagggaagcagtccctttgctggcctttggaaccattgttctcaatagggcagcatttggaatgtggcctccattctcagaagcctggttaaCATGAAGGTGGGCTCCACCAAtgcagaagcatggctctaatgtggtatttgAGCTgatcagcctgtcctcactgtggccatacttgaggaatcctaggccttttctctggctttcacaactttctctttggttgtgtacTGAGGCTGTctataaagctctagtgtgtggcagtggagagcttctCAGCCCTTGCCAaacaggcatagactgggagagagagaacaaggctgggagagagggagagagagaaagatggagaaggaggacctctacttggagaatgaggattcagtggagcctaCAGGAACAAGGTATTATTGCCCAGGGCGcacccctgtttaggtcttcctccaaccacgctcaacctttcttccagtccctcccacctcccagtagtgtattcatcttgaatgagaattttatgttgacaccagagcactcaccatccaatgcttccctccaaacccactcatgaagatggctcatgtgtggactgaatcttcggcacaggagccttttgtgggagatttcagatgcaaaccctagtggtgtacTTTGGCAGAtgtaagaggacctgggatgttctggagtccaaagctTTTGGTAGGAACCGACATTAGGTCtgtggaagtgctctgc is drawn from Ictidomys tridecemlineatus isolate mIctTri1 chromosome Y, mIctTri1.hap1, whole genome shotgun sequence and contains these coding sequences:
- the LOC144372041 gene encoding uncharacterized protein LOC144372041 produces the protein MRGRCVIRIYLENERTTQYRSILVTSQDRTPVVIRKALDVHLLQQKDPKNYELLHIVWNHQKLRVPADAKVYYSLIGGVHYDFLLRETDASKSLKVKPKEFLEPSVAVASRTPAAVSSSSAVAAGSLPQATQSNECCMRKVTSSSSSLLHSSEQVEDNRFIYVLLEGQSERESKRILVTSVDTVKSLIRRALDQNLLQHEDVDNFEMLRMIPLHEKIKAPDHSPMYQSRTPRIKYFIVRKRREVKRKEVTCQDRAPVVIRRALDLHLLTQEKPEDYDLGQIISHCQKLRIPAQANVFYAKNPHRKPIFVLRKRSLPQNNDEWIQPQPPSRPTKKAPALLRMLAKPFCCCVPGQG